The genomic stretch AACCAGTTGTTTAAATCCTATGACCCGCTGATTATGAACACCACTGAGTCTAATGAGGTGCTATGCTACTGTGGAACAGACCGAGCGGGAAAGTGAGACAGTGCTTACTCACAAAATATGTTGAGATAAATGACAATATCACAACAGTGAGCATACTCTTTGGGAATTCATCAATTGGTTATTGATGAATTAGTTATTGAACCCCTGCCTTTATTGACCAAGAGTTCTTAAGACACTTTCCAACATAGACAACGATGGAGTATTACACTAGTCCCTGCCAAATCAAATAAGACAgcagactttttattttttgtgactGTTTTGTCAGCCATAGcatataaaaatgatttgaacTTTCTTGAAGAACTTTGGAAAATTGGTTTGTTGTGGCTGACTAtaatttgttgcagtatctTTTTTCCACTATCCATCCGCCCCTGGGTTGGCCAGTTACAGCCTGGATACCTCCATCCGGTATCTCTTGAACCCTTTGAGGCTTCAGTGGTCCAGTTGAGGAGCCACCCTGATGTCCAGTGGCATAATTTCATTGTGTCTGGCCCAGCTATTTTTCAGGGTATGCCCCCATTTTGGAGTCCTCAGAAGAATAGCATGACTCCAACTGCAGTTGGCTTTCTCAGCTGTTTGCTGGCACAGAGCCTCCTGCCCAGCACCACGACCAAACATCAGCCAGATCATCAGTCATCCGTCTGCATTGCTGTTGGCCACTAACAAAGTGGCCAAACTCCTGTTCTTGCATCCATTTGTTTGCCTGTCGAGCTGAAGACACTTCTGCCCTATGGCTATCTTTCGCCTGCCCGGCACCCACACCATTACATCTGCCATCACTACTACTCTAAAAAACAGTGATTCTGTCTCAAAGGAATGTAAATGTTCACCCTCCCCTGGAGGCCTGAATACACTATTTCCTTGGTCGTTCTAGTTGTAGGGGCAAACGCATTATACGTGCATGCGCGCACCCACAGGGCTGCTGTGGGTGATCAAGCAGATCACCCACAGCAGACAATGGGATGGAAACAGTTGTGGTTTCTGCAGGCCCGGGCTTCTCCCTCAATGCTGCAGAGGGGCTTGAGCTGAAAACAGCAAAGCTGAAAATCTCAAAAGTTTTGTTGATGAATGTTATCTGGGTGGCACtacatttcattcaaaacaaatctCTATTCTATTCTGGCCAATTTCCAAATTATCAGAATACTCCAAGAAATAGAGACCCCACTCCTGGTACCAAAATGTGTAGCCCGgtcaaatttaaaataacacaGGACACAAACTAATTTACGGgatctttatttctctgaataCTCTTTAAAAAATGAGAGTAGTATTAAATTATCTTGGAGAGTTAAATTTGGTTTAGGTTTTAACAAAGatttcattcacaaacaaaaatggacATCTTCAGGCGTGAAGAATCTCACTTCACGTAATATCTTACTCTTCAAAACTCAAATGACTTCACCTATCTTGGTTAACAATATCTCTGACTGAAAGTGCATTAATGCCAGTGCATTAACAACTCATGAACAACTCCATGTAAATACATGCATCAACATGCATGAACAGCTTGATGTGAGTACAAGAACAACTGTAGCGGTAGCTCTTctgttaaacaaaataaaagaaataaacaaaatccaCATACAGTTATTTCCACAGAATATGAAACATTAGTAcattaatatgaaattaaatcataCAGCTCATTAATATACTTACAACACTATCTCTGTGCTAACTCAGATGCACATCATGCGGCGACAGGCCGTCAAACTCATGCAGCTCTACACACgaaaataaacatcattttcaGTAAAATGCATAACTAGTGAAAGTTATCCAGCATGAACAATGGCAAAATGTAACTCTGTAAACTGAATTTACAATACTTTGAGCGTGTATTAACTTTGCTGACCCCTTAATTCATTTCTCCGCGACCGAGCACATGTACTCGAAATCTGTAAACATCTGAATAACTACGTCGCTATCTACGGTAAACATTACATGTTACACTTCTATACGATCTCAAAAGTGATTATTTGTCAAGCGTTTCATAcagaaagtaacattttaaacatatttaccCTCtcgaaaaacagcaaatatccCTCCTGGTGAACAGGTGAGTCTCTCTCTAAGCGGACGCggttcatcacttcctgtttctggtcCGCGATTCTCACTATCTCTCACGTGATCTCCTACAGAACATCTCACAGTCTGGGGCACAGCGCCATCTAGTGGCTTTAGTGTGAACTCTTATTTCCACTTGGCTACACTAATATAGCATAAAATGTTTGTAATGCTACTATTTAAACCCACTGACTTTAAGCAGGCCGTCAAGCCACCAAAAATTTAAATGACAAGAACTGGCTTGTATTTTGTAGTATGGCTGGTTGATCAACACGCAAAATTGTGAATTTTAATGAATAGCTGAAGAGTTCACAGGAGATGCATCAACGAGCAAAATGTCACATAGCATTACACCACTCGAAAACAACCACAGAAGAAAATGTTCCACTTGACTGGCCAATCACTGCTATACTTCCTCAAAAGTCTGAGCAGGGCCTGCATCTGTGAGAAAGATCTGTTTCACTGTCTTTTTATCCTCACGCCATCCTCACACATGGACGGGCTGCACATTCTCCTGGTCGTTCTTTTAGGTGATTCTTCTTCTAAGTTTGGTAATAACTCATACACATTCTCTTTGTTGTTGCATTGAGCAGAAACCTGCACTTGCTGTAATGTGAGACCCTGTCGCACTGAGCACATTTCTAACTGCTTTTacaattgtgtttgtgttccaggAGTTGTTTCTTACGGCCATGATGAGGTCACTGGATCAGTGTTGGAGGTGTCAGTCCGACCAGGAGACAACATCACTCTGTACTGTGACTGCAAAAAATCAACTGGAGTTTACATAGTGTGGTACAGGAACTGCTCTCATGAGAATCAGCCTCCGTTTATCCTTAAAACTAAAGATACAAGGAACCTGGAGATTTTTCCTCGTTTTATGTTTGTGGAGAACACTTCCTCTAATTCCTTTGACCTGCTGATCATGAACGTTACTGAATCAGATGAGGGGATCTACTACTGTGGAACTCAACATGAAAAAGTGGAGGAAAGAGATCACATTGGTTCCAAAACTGATTACAGATTTGGCAACATCACAACAAGGATCATACTCAGTAAGTATTGTGGTCTGATTTATCTTTGTACCTTAAATATCTGTAATCCTTTAACTAAATTCATTCAGTAAAAAGCCCAGATATTGTGCACTTATATCGATGGTGAAAAAGCTGAACCACAACGTAGTTCACTCACCATTTA from Sparus aurata chromosome 1, fSpaAur1.1, whole genome shotgun sequence encodes the following:
- the LOC115590653 gene encoding uncharacterized protein LOC115590653 — protein: MDGLHILLVVLLGDSSSKFGVVSYGHDEVTGSVLEVSVRPGDNITLYCDCKKSTGVYIVWYRNCSHENQPPFILKTKDTRNLEIFPRFMFVENTSSNSFDLLIMNVTESDEGIYYCGTQHEKVEERDHIGSKTDYRFGNITTRIILNSSSPDPCRCISSPQPVVSWMLVFSPAFTILLSALSFILVYHFFQRADKEPETLQKRPDTRRQTTWNQDEDVYFTHVVFRAQEAQTHQ